The Candidatus Acidiferrales bacterium genome has a segment encoding these proteins:
- a CDS encoding tetratricopeptide repeat protein, with the protein MKSFAASGLLFLAAFFCVPLALAAPQSSVLDQARAAAAAGYYDQASQLFKQVLAVSPDNIDALGGLTDSLVATGRWRDAVPALQHLDQLQPNNAVRIFQLGQMQSWLGERAQALELLKHAADLNSANAQYQEYYAEVLSWNDATRPQALTILRALVAAHPNDENALLSYAEILSWNGATRSQALESYKKILAQDPNNARALAGEAQLLSWNGQSDQAMEIYQKVLAADPNNVAALRGEGEILNWRGKHREALDSLEEAHGLAPDDSATMLDLAQTEYDLGDYADARTYLQQVKGIDTPEYEDLQRNVNHALGSYFELGYVGRRDGQILDYDSAQALVSTPLGVSNRLSLQYQPYRFNSMRIFNSNYYDVALDSQPSENVTTHVDVGARTYPGVSSQIEGGFDATFKVNPSFQIETSAARRWDDESLVSTLGAETNGIFVGEVQTNLASIGGSYSNSVHHYDMSLTFTDGAYTGENLASNRRWSVDGNFGKSIRGDHPYIRVAYGFTYLSFDHDADFVPGSGEPARVTGGYYSPTKFLLNYAQIFFSGNFGRHVKWDFGGTSGAQNAETTFTSFSTVQFASTGSAHLTWNMTGNDDLRLGYDYLNTFNAFHRHLFFVTWRHYF; encoded by the coding sequence ATGAAGAGCTTCGCTGCATCTGGGCTCTTGTTTCTCGCAGCGTTCTTCTGCGTTCCACTGGCGCTGGCTGCTCCGCAATCCTCCGTTCTCGACCAAGCGCGCGCCGCAGCTGCGGCGGGTTACTACGATCAAGCCAGTCAGTTGTTCAAACAGGTTCTGGCCGTTTCTCCAGACAATATTGACGCACTCGGCGGCTTGACCGATTCTCTTGTCGCAACGGGGCGTTGGCGTGATGCCGTGCCCGCACTCCAGCATCTCGATCAACTGCAACCCAACAACGCTGTGCGAATTTTCCAGCTCGGCCAGATGCAGAGCTGGCTAGGCGAGCGCGCCCAAGCCCTCGAACTGTTGAAGCATGCAGCCGATTTGAACTCAGCGAACGCGCAATATCAGGAATACTACGCAGAAGTCCTGAGCTGGAATGATGCCACCCGGCCTCAGGCACTCACCATCTTGCGTGCTTTGGTGGCTGCTCATCCCAACGACGAGAATGCGCTTCTTTCGTATGCGGAAATCCTTTCATGGAATGGCGCGACCCGTTCGCAGGCCCTCGAATCCTATAAGAAAATTTTGGCGCAGGATCCCAACAATGCGCGCGCACTCGCCGGCGAAGCGCAGCTTCTCTCATGGAACGGGCAATCCGATCAGGCCATGGAAATCTATCAAAAGGTCCTCGCCGCCGATCCTAATAACGTCGCCGCACTTCGCGGCGAAGGAGAAATCCTCAACTGGCGCGGCAAGCATCGCGAAGCGCTCGATTCTCTAGAAGAGGCCCACGGCCTTGCGCCCGATGACTCCGCCACAATGCTCGACCTCGCGCAAACGGAATATGACCTCGGCGACTACGCCGACGCCCGCACCTATCTTCAGCAAGTCAAGGGCATCGACACGCCCGAATACGAAGATCTCCAGCGCAACGTCAACCACGCCTTGGGTTCCTATTTTGAACTCGGCTATGTCGGCCGCCGCGATGGTCAGATTCTTGACTACGATTCCGCGCAGGCGCTCGTTTCCACACCGCTCGGCGTTTCCAATCGCCTGAGCCTGCAATATCAGCCCTACCGCTTCAATTCCATGCGGATATTCAACTCCAATTACTATGACGTCGCTCTGGATTCGCAGCCTTCCGAAAACGTCACGACGCACGTCGACGTTGGCGCACGAACCTATCCCGGTGTTTCCTCGCAAATCGAAGGCGGTTTCGATGCCACGTTCAAAGTCAATCCTTCATTTCAAATTGAAACTTCCGCCGCGCGCCGCTGGGACGACGAATCTCTTGTCTCCACGCTCGGCGCCGAAACCAACGGTATTTTCGTCGGCGAGGTTCAGACCAATCTCGCTAGCATCGGTGGCAGCTATTCCAATTCAGTTCACCATTACGACATGTCGCTGACGTTCACCGACGGCGCATACACCGGCGAGAATCTGGCATCCAATCGCCGCTGGAGCGTAGATGGCAATTTTGGCAAATCGATCCGCGGCGATCATCCTTACATCCGCGTGGCGTATGGCTTCACTTACCTGAGTTTCGACCACGATGCCGATTTTGTTCCCGGCAGCGGCGAACCCGCGCGCGTCACCGGCGGCTATTACAGCCCGACGAAATTTTTGCTGAACTACGCGCAGATTTTCTTCTCTGGGAATTTCGGCCGTCACGTCAAATGGGATTTTGGGGGCACCAGCGGCGCGCAGAACGCCGAAACAACATTCACTTCCTTTTCCACTGTGCAGTTTGCCTCCACGGGCTCCGCTCACTTGACATGGAACATGACCGGAAACGATGATCTTCGCTTGGGCTACGATTACTTGAATACGTTTAATGCCTTTCATCGGCACCTGTTTTTCGTCACCTGGCGTCATTACTTCTAA
- a CDS encoding glycosyltransferase family 2 protein gives MKPGPRMWIIRVIIVLAVLFTIRYFYWRAMDTMNPAAKWFFYIFLVAEILNFLEAALFYFTTWKPTARTAPPPINGRTVDVLITTYNEPVNLLRETVLCAVSFPYPHKTYILDDGNRAEVEELARELNCSYLSRKDRVGAKAGNLNNGLHSSDGEFIVTLDADHVPMPDLIDRLIGFFDDPSIGVVQTTQDFYNLDSFQHRMQIEKQRGWQQQELFFSVIQPGKDGHNATFYCGSPAMLRRKALEEIGGFATESITEDMHTGLRLQKKGWKVVYYNSTVARGLAPQTYRGFATQWHRWGQGAMQVLRKENPLFGHGLSFGQRLSYFASFYFYWMSYQKFIYIATPIFCLLSGIYPLVAVPRTFAIYFLPYFLLNIIATALLQGGLGGFWLSEEFNLIKMPVLMTTLVGLFRKEAEFKVTPKARDTSAHWTEIWLQVVLLTGALIAIGVGSWKLAHMPQGYFFWAVAVNVAWSIFYVFLLIPVIWRAWRHKELRATYRFPNRLDVPVLFGYNTNGGGHVVGRGFARNLNRNGLSLTQKSAIPMGTILALEIGLPSGTIRAHARVIRNQEFFHGENKRVSSGIVFEQIDPADQDAISKHLFWEVAPRHATILTLTRTSQTRGVRS, from the coding sequence TTGAAGCCCGGTCCTAGGATGTGGATTATTCGCGTCATTATCGTCCTGGCCGTGCTCTTCACCATTCGCTACTTCTATTGGCGCGCTATGGACACGATGAACCCCGCGGCGAAGTGGTTTTTCTATATCTTCCTCGTCGCGGAGATTCTCAATTTCCTCGAAGCCGCACTTTTCTACTTTACGACCTGGAAACCGACTGCGCGTACTGCGCCTCCACCCATCAATGGCCGCACCGTAGACGTTCTTATTACCACATACAACGAACCCGTGAATTTGCTCCGCGAAACAGTGCTTTGCGCGGTCAGTTTTCCTTACCCACACAAGACCTATATTCTCGATGACGGGAACCGTGCGGAAGTTGAAGAACTGGCGCGTGAGCTCAATTGCAGCTATTTATCGCGCAAGGATCGTGTCGGCGCCAAGGCTGGCAATCTGAACAACGGTCTTCATTCCAGCGACGGCGAATTCATCGTTACTCTGGATGCGGATCATGTTCCCATGCCGGATCTCATTGACCGGCTCATCGGATTTTTCGATGACCCTTCCATCGGCGTCGTGCAAACCACCCAGGATTTTTACAACCTCGATTCCTTCCAGCATCGCATGCAAATCGAAAAGCAGCGCGGCTGGCAGCAGCAGGAACTGTTCTTCAGCGTCATTCAGCCCGGCAAGGATGGCCACAACGCCACCTTTTATTGTGGCAGCCCGGCGATGTTGCGCCGCAAAGCCCTCGAAGAAATCGGTGGGTTCGCCACCGAAAGCATCACGGAAGACATGCACACCGGCCTGCGCCTGCAAAAGAAGGGCTGGAAGGTCGTCTACTACAACAGTACGGTCGCTCGTGGTTTGGCGCCGCAAACCTATCGCGGTTTCGCGACGCAATGGCACCGCTGGGGGCAGGGTGCGATGCAAGTGCTTCGCAAAGAAAATCCTCTCTTTGGCCACGGCCTGAGCTTTGGCCAGCGCCTGAGCTATTTCGCTTCTTTTTATTTTTATTGGATGAGCTATCAGAAATTCATCTACATCGCGACTCCGATTTTCTGCCTGCTTAGCGGCATTTATCCCCTCGTTGCTGTCCCGCGAACGTTCGCGATCTATTTCCTTCCTTATTTCTTGCTGAACATCATCGCCACGGCGTTGCTTCAAGGCGGGCTCGGCGGATTCTGGCTGAGCGAGGAATTCAATCTCATCAAGATGCCCGTCCTCATGACCACGCTCGTCGGCCTCTTCCGCAAGGAGGCGGAGTTCAAAGTCACACCAAAGGCGCGTGACACGTCTGCCCATTGGACGGAAATCTGGCTCCAGGTCGTGTTGCTCACCGGAGCTCTGATCGCCATAGGTGTCGGTTCGTGGAAACTCGCTCACATGCCCCAGGGTTATTTCTTCTGGGCTGTTGCCGTCAACGTTGCTTGGAGCATCTTCTATGTATTCCTGTTGATTCCGGTGATTTGGCGCGCTTGGCGCCATAAGGAACTGCGCGCCACGTATCGTTTTCCGAATCGCCTCGATGTGCCTGTCCTGTTTGGCTACAACACAAATGGTGGAGGCCACGTCGTGGGACGCGGCTTTGCTAGAAATCTCAATCGCAATGGCCTTTCTCTGACGCAAAAGTCCGCAATCCCCATGGGAACGATCTTGGCCTTGGAAATCGGCCTCCCCAGCGGGACCATTCGCGCTCACGCCCGTGTAATTCGCAATCAGGAATTCTTTCACGGCGAAAACAAGCGCGTTTCGAGCGGCATCGTCTTCGAGCAAATCGATCCTGCGGATCAGGACGCCATTTCCAAACATCTTTTCTGGGAAGTTGCGCCGCGCCACGCAACGATATTGACGCTGACCCGCACCAGCCAGACGCGGGGCGTTCGTTCATGA